The following coding sequences lie in one Ostrea edulis chromosome 8, xbOstEdul1.1, whole genome shotgun sequence genomic window:
- the LOC130049138 gene encoding uncharacterized protein LOC130049138 produces MEFIILVRGFIRIKRILYFRKQSTVVIEKREGENFKCEIVFDETDMTMVPEPTVKQHSSQQHFPLVFFDLESTGLTRDSHITQLSCVVKKNVPPIPFQKYLSQ; encoded by the exons atggagtttatcattttggttcgtggatttatcagaataaagagaatcttatattttcg GAAGCAATCAACAGTTGTGATCGAGAAGAGAGAAGGAGAAAATTTCAAGTGTGAGATTGTATTTGATGAGACTGATATGACAATGGTACCAGAGCCAACTGTCAAACAGCACTCCAGCCAGCAACATTTTCCTCTTGTATTTTTTGACTTGGAATCAACAGGATTAA CTAGAGATTCTCATATTACACAGCTGTCGTGTGTGGTGAAGAAAAATGTTCCACCTATACCTTTCCAAAAATACCTATCACAGTAA